In the Aeromicrobium fastidiosum genome, TCGAGCGCGGCGGGCTTGTGCCCGGCGAGTCGGTGCTGGTGCAAGGCGCTGCCGGCGGCATCGGCACCGCCGCGATCCAGGTCGCCAAGGCCTTCGGTGCCGGCCGCGTCGTCGCCGTCACCTCGACCGCCGAGAAGGGCGCCGTCGCGCTCGAGGCAGGTGCCGACGAGTTCGTGCTGGCCGACGGGTTCAAGGATGCCGTCGTCGCGGGCGGCAAGGTCGACGTCGTCGTCGACCCGGTCGGCGGCGACCGCTTCACCGACTCGCTGCGCTGCCTCAAGGACGACGGCCGGGTGCTCGTGATCGGATTCACCGCCGGCGACATCCCCACCGTCAAGGTCAACCGACTGCTGCTCAACAACGTCTCGGTCGTCGGCGTCGGCTGGGGCGCCTACGTGATGCAGCGCCCGGGCCACATCGGCACCGAGTGGGCGGCGCTCGAACCGCACCTGGCCAGCGGCGCACTCACCCCTGTCATCGGGCCGTCGTTCCCGCTCGCCGAGGCGTCGAAGGCATTGCTGACTCTCGACGAGCGGCGGGCGACCGGCAAGGTGCTGATCACGCCTTAGTGCTGCAATCACGGGACTTTGTACCCTGATGTTCGAACACCTATTCGAACACAATTGGCACATGGACCCGCAGCCGACCCTCGACGCGATGAACGCCACGGCGCGCGTCCTGACGTCGGGCGACGTTCGGGAGCAGCTCCACGCCCTGCAGATCCTGAGCGATGCCGTCGACGGTGCAAAGGCGGCGCTCCTGGCCGACCTCGACACCTCCAAGGACTACGAGATCGACGGCGCAGCAACGCTCAACGCGTGGGTGCGCAACCAGCTGCGAGCCAGCACCAAGCAGGCCTCGATCCTCGTGCGCAACGCCCAGGCCCTGCGCGACCTCCACGTGG is a window encoding:
- a CDS encoding NADPH:quinone oxidoreductase family protein, encoding MKAIQITSLDGPEALELHDVPEPVAGEGQVLIRVRAAGVAFPEVLLSRGLYQMKPELPFVPGAEIAGEVVTAPEGSGFAPGDRVAALCLLGGFAELAVAPVTETFALPDNISFEQGASIIFNYGTAYFALIERGGLVPGESVLVQGAAGGIGTAAIQVAKAFGAGRVVAVTSTAEKGAVALEAGADEFVLADGFKDAVVAGGKVDVVVDPVGGDRFTDSLRCLKDDGRVLVIGFTAGDIPTVKVNRLLLNNVSVVGVGWGAYVMQRPGHIGTEWAALEPHLASGALTPVIGPSFPLAEASKALLTLDERRATGKVLITP